One genomic segment of Pandoraea thiooxydans includes these proteins:
- a CDS encoding polyprenyl synthetase family protein codes for MRRVDHVIRDRLASQVVLINQISEYIISAGGKRLRPALLLLAAGALDVRTAHRHELAAVIEFIHTATLLHDDVVDESDLRRGKKTANALFGNAASVLVGDFLYSRAFQMMVGVDNMRIMQILSNATNVIAEGEVLQLLNMHDPDVDEIRYLQVIRYKTAKLFEAATQIAAVLAGTDTATEAAMAEFGGRLGTAFQLMDDWLDYAGSSDAMGKNAGDDLREGKPTLPLIHVIRHGTSEQQAMAKAAIEHGGTENFQAILDAVMHTGALDYTLRRAEQEAAAAAAAISFLPSSPYKETLLELCSSSTARRS; via the coding sequence ATGCGTCGAGTGGATCATGTGATCCGCGACCGCCTGGCCTCGCAAGTCGTCCTGATCAATCAGATTTCCGAATACATCATCAGCGCCGGCGGCAAGCGCCTGCGGCCGGCTCTATTGTTGCTGGCAGCCGGCGCGCTGGACGTCAGGACGGCGCACCGCCATGAACTCGCCGCAGTCATCGAATTCATTCACACCGCGACGCTGCTGCACGACGATGTGGTCGACGAGTCGGATCTGCGGCGCGGCAAGAAAACAGCCAACGCCCTGTTCGGTAACGCGGCCTCGGTGCTGGTGGGTGATTTCCTGTATTCCCGCGCCTTCCAGATGATGGTTGGGGTCGACAACATGCGCATCATGCAGATCCTGTCGAACGCCACCAACGTGATCGCCGAGGGGGAGGTGCTGCAACTGCTCAATATGCACGACCCGGACGTCGACGAGATCCGCTATCTGCAGGTCATCCGCTACAAAACGGCCAAACTGTTCGAAGCCGCGACGCAGATTGCCGCCGTGCTGGCCGGCACCGACACCGCAACCGAAGCTGCCATGGCCGAGTTCGGCGGTCGCCTGGGTACGGCGTTCCAATTGATGGACGATTGGCTCGATTATGCCGGCAGCAGTGATGCGATGGGCAAGAACGCCGGCGACGATCTGCGCGAGGGCAAGCCGACGCTGCCGCTGATCCACGTGATCCGGCATGGCACTTCCGAGCAGCAAGCCATGGCCAAGGCTGCAATCGAGCATGGCGGCACCGAGAATTTCCAGGCCATCCTCGACGCCGTAATGCACACGGGCGCGCTCGATTACACACTGCGCCGGGCCGAACAGGAGGCCGCTGCCGCTGCCGCCGCAATTTCTTTTCTCCCTAGTTCCCCTTACAAAGAAACTTTGCTAGAATTATGTTCTTCTTCAACGGCGCGCCGATCTTGA
- the ffh gene encoding signal recognition particle protein, with amino-acid sequence MLDNLTQRMARVVKTLRGEARLTEANTQEMLREVRLALLEADVALPVVREFIAKVKEKALGEEVLASLSPGQALVGVVQRELTAIMGGDYEGKAAELNFATQPPAIILMAGLQGAGKTTTVGKLARLLREQKKKVLTVSCDVYRPAAIAQLKTVTEQVGADFFPSEPDQKPVDIALAAVDWAKKHFHDVVLVDTAGRLGIDEAMMQEISALHAALKPIETLFVVDAMLGQDAVNTARAFNEALPLTGVVLTKLDGDARGGAALSVRHVTGKPVKFVGVGEKLDGLEVFYPARMASRILGMGDILALVEGAQKGVDVQVAQKLAEKVKKGGDFDLNDFKSQISQMKKMGGLSNLMDKLPAQYQAAASQANMDQAEKQVRRMEGIINAMTPAERAKPEIIKASRKRRIAAGAGVQVQDVNRMLGQYEQMRGMMKKLKGGGMMKMMRGMKGMLPGMR; translated from the coding sequence ATGCTCGACAATCTTACCCAACGGATGGCGCGCGTCGTCAAGACGTTGCGCGGCGAGGCCCGCCTGACCGAAGCCAACACCCAGGAAATGCTGCGCGAAGTAAGGCTGGCATTACTCGAGGCGGACGTCGCACTGCCCGTAGTGCGCGAATTTATCGCAAAGGTCAAGGAAAAAGCGCTCGGCGAGGAAGTGCTCGCCAGCCTCTCGCCCGGGCAGGCGCTGGTGGGCGTGGTGCAGCGCGAGCTCACCGCCATTATGGGCGGGGATTACGAAGGCAAGGCCGCCGAGCTCAATTTCGCGACCCAGCCGCCGGCGATCATCCTGATGGCGGGTTTGCAGGGTGCGGGCAAGACCACCACGGTCGGCAAGCTGGCCAGGCTGCTGCGCGAGCAGAAGAAGAAGGTGCTCACCGTTTCGTGCGACGTCTACCGCCCGGCCGCGATCGCGCAGCTCAAAACGGTCACCGAGCAGGTCGGCGCCGATTTCTTCCCGTCCGAGCCTGACCAGAAGCCGGTCGATATTGCGCTGGCTGCCGTCGATTGGGCCAAAAAGCATTTTCACGATGTCGTGCTGGTCGATACCGCCGGCCGGCTTGGCATCGACGAGGCGATGATGCAGGAGATCAGCGCGCTGCACGCCGCGCTCAAGCCGATCGAAACGCTTTTTGTGGTCGATGCGATGCTCGGCCAGGATGCGGTGAATACCGCGCGCGCATTCAATGAAGCGCTCCCGCTGACCGGCGTGGTGCTGACCAAGCTCGACGGCGACGCGCGCGGCGGCGCGGCGCTGTCGGTGCGCCACGTTACCGGCAAGCCGGTCAAGTTCGTCGGCGTTGGCGAGAAGCTCGATGGTCTCGAGGTGTTTTATCCGGCACGCATGGCCAGCCGGATTCTCGGTATGGGCGACATCCTTGCCCTGGTCGAGGGCGCGCAAAAGGGGGTTGACGTTCAAGTCGCACAGAAGCTCGCCGAGAAAGTCAAAAAAGGCGGCGACTTCGATCTGAACGATTTCAAATCCCAGATCTCCCAAATGAAGAAAATGGGCGGCCTGTCCAATCTGATGGACAAGCTGCCGGCACAATATCAGGCTGCGGCAAGTCAGGCCAATATGGATCAGGCCGAGAAGCAGGTGCGCCGCATGGAGGGCATCATCAATGCCATGACGCCCGCCGAGCGGGCCAAGCCGGAAATCATCAAGGCCAGCCGCAAACGGCGCATCGCGGCGGGCGCCGGGGTTCAGGTTCAGGACGTCAACCGCATGCTGGGGCAATACGAGCAAATGCGCGGCATGATGAAAAAACTCAAGGGTGGCGGTATGATGAAAATGATGCGGGGCATGAAAGGCATGCTGCCCGGCATGCGCTAA
- a CDS encoding cytochrome C assembly family protein: MTILLYALTAVLYGGLALVSWHRYCREAASTGGGTLTRAAHASADGVIRVALLAALVTHGVLLHQTIFRADSMHFGFAYALSAMLWLSAGIYWIESYFFRIDSVRLMVTPAACLASVMPLIFHDNRILPFAANPMFKLHFVIANMAYGLFALAALHALLMISAERHLHPVQGSEPPSSWLSHWFDTLPPLLTMEKLLFRMITAGFVLLTLTLVSGAIFSEELFGEPAKFDHKNVFAVISWLMFGAVLAGRRWYGWRGKTALRWVLVSFVSLLLAYIGTRFVLEVLLNRAAGG; the protein is encoded by the coding sequence ATGACTATTTTACTGTATGCGTTGACGGCGGTTCTGTACGGCGGCCTCGCGCTCGTCTCGTGGCACCGTTATTGCCGCGAGGCGGCGTCCACCGGCGGTGGAACCCTCACGCGCGCGGCGCACGCCAGTGCCGACGGGGTAATCCGCGTCGCGTTGCTCGCTGCGCTGGTGACCCACGGCGTGTTGCTGCATCAAACGATTTTTCGCGCCGACAGCATGCATTTTGGCTTCGCCTATGCGTTATCCGCAATGCTTTGGCTATCCGCGGGCATTTATTGGATCGAGAGTTACTTCTTCCGCATCGACAGTGTGCGCCTGATGGTGACGCCGGCGGCTTGCCTGGCGAGTGTGATGCCGCTGATTTTTCATGACAACCGGATTTTGCCGTTTGCTGCCAATCCGATGTTCAAGTTGCACTTCGTAATCGCCAACATGGCCTACGGGTTGTTCGCGCTGGCCGCCTTGCATGCATTGTTGATGATCTCCGCCGAGCGCCATCTGCATCCCGTGCAAGGCAGCGAGCCGCCGTCGAGTTGGCTGTCGCACTGGTTCGACACGCTGCCGCCGTTGCTGACGATGGAAAAGCTGCTGTTTCGCATGATCACCGCCGGCTTCGTGCTGCTGACCTTGACGCTGGTTTCGGGAGCAATATTCTCGGAGGAACTCTTCGGCGAGCCGGCCAAGTTCGATCACAAGAATGTATTCGCGGTGATCTCCTGGCTGATGTTCGGCGCGGTGCTGGCTGGGCGGCGCTGGTATGGATGGCGCGGCAAAACGGCGCTGCGCTGGGTGCTGGTCTCGTTTGTGTCGTTGCTGTTGGCTTATATCGGCACTCGCTTCGTGCTCGAGGTTCTGCTGAACCGGGCCGCGGGAGGGTAA
- the rpmA gene encoding 50S ribosomal protein L27, translating to MAHKKAGGSSRNGRDSESKRLGVKVYGGQAINAGGIIVRQRGTRMHAGENVGIGKDHTLYALTDGHVQFAVKGAAKKHVVTVVPAA from the coding sequence ATGGCACACAAAAAAGCAGGCGGTTCGTCCCGTAACGGCCGCGATTCCGAGTCCAAGCGGCTCGGCGTGAAGGTATATGGCGGTCAGGCGATCAACGCTGGCGGCATCATCGTGCGGCAGCGCGGTACGCGCATGCATGCCGGTGAGAACGTCGGCATTGGCAAGGACCATACGCTTTATGCATTGACCGATGGGCACGTGCAGTTCGCCGTCAAAGGCGCAGCCAAGAAGCACGTAGTCACGGTGGTCCCGGCAGCGTAA
- a CDS encoding HlyC/CorC family transporter, whose product MESLPLWAQLGAIVLLLCVSGFFSISETSMMALNRHRLKHLVKTGRRGARTTQGLLQQTEELLSVILIGNNVINTVLPVLTASIALRYFGNDGVVLSIATALIAALIIVFCEIGPKVVGATYPERIALPASLAIKPLMRITQPFVWAVNVLVRALLRLIGIDTRKAAAEQRMSTEELRTLVLEAGNYMPTKHRSILLNLFDLENISVNDVMIPRARIEALDLSAPLESILQQLETCYHNKLPVYEGDIDRIVGVLHVRKTLSALRHHEDLGIDTLRELLTDPYFIPSDTPAFRQLQYFQENHQRIGLVVNEYGEVEGLLTTEDIIEELIGEFTTSIPGLASGRSGWSDQAECLVGGGSSLRDLNRRLGLHFPLTGPKTLNGLILEVLREIPEASICLEIDGCRMEIVQIANQAIKTVRLFKPKQGTPGAAGHPA is encoded by the coding sequence TTGGAATCCCTTCCACTATGGGCGCAACTCGGCGCCATTGTCCTGCTGCTTTGCGTATCAGGCTTCTTTTCCATATCGGAAACCAGCATGATGGCGCTCAACCGCCACCGTCTCAAGCATCTGGTCAAGACGGGGCGACGTGGTGCCCGCACCACGCAGGGGCTGCTGCAGCAAACCGAGGAGTTGCTCAGCGTGATCCTGATCGGCAACAACGTGATCAACACGGTGCTGCCCGTGCTCACGGCCTCGATCGCGCTGCGCTACTTCGGCAACGACGGCGTCGTGCTGTCGATCGCCACCGCGCTCATCGCGGCTCTGATCATCGTGTTTTGCGAGATCGGCCCCAAAGTGGTCGGCGCAACCTATCCGGAGCGCATCGCACTGCCGGCCAGCCTGGCGATCAAGCCGCTGATGCGCATCACTCAGCCGTTCGTCTGGGCTGTCAACGTGTTGGTCAGGGCGTTGCTGCGCCTGATCGGCATCGACACGCGCAAGGCAGCCGCCGAGCAGCGCATGAGCACGGAGGAGTTGCGCACCCTGGTGCTGGAGGCGGGCAATTACATGCCCACCAAGCACCGCAGCATCCTGCTGAATCTGTTCGACCTGGAGAATATCTCGGTCAATGACGTCATGATCCCCCGCGCCCGCATCGAGGCGCTTGATCTATCGGCGCCGCTCGAGTCGATCCTGCAGCAACTCGAAACCTGTTACCACAATAAATTGCCGGTCTACGAAGGCGACATCGACCGGATCGTTGGCGTGCTGCATGTGCGCAAGACCCTGAGCGCCTTGCGCCACCACGAAGATCTCGGCATCGATACGCTGCGCGAACTGCTCACCGATCCGTACTTCATCCCGAGCGACACCCCTGCGTTCCGCCAGCTGCAGTACTTTCAGGAAAATCATCAGCGCATCGGCCTGGTGGTCAATGAATACGGCGAGGTCGAGGGGCTGCTGACGACCGAAGACATCATCGAAGAGTTGATTGGCGAATTCACCACGAGCATCCCGGGCCTCGCCAGCGGCCGCTCGGGCTGGAGCGATCAAGCCGAATGCCTGGTCGGCGGCGGCAGTTCGCTGCGCGACTTGAACCGACGTCTCGGCCTGCATTTCCCGCTCACCGGACCCAAGACGCTCAACGGGCTGATTCTGGAAGTGCTGCGAGAAATCCCCGAAGCCAGTATCTGCCTGGAAATCGACGGATGCCGGATGGAAATCGTGCAAATCGCCAACCAGGCGATCAAGACGGTTCGACTCTTCAAACCGAAGCAGGGCACACCGGGCGCCGCGGGACATCCGGCATAA
- a CDS encoding CNP1-like family protein — protein sequence MTASCAALAQPSPGPGPGYDEYMAKKAATDKWKESPYTLPAAPKDSDLLTYTVPNGSRDLNYAIDAKSVSVGKDGVVRFTSVIRSTQGARNVTFEGIHCNTFEYRIYAIGQPDGTWSNARGSHWQVINGYGPTAYQSALYNDYFCDNKMVTGSAADIVQNMRYPDRIKKPE from the coding sequence ATGACCGCTTCCTGTGCCGCGCTGGCACAACCCAGCCCTGGTCCGGGCCCCGGCTACGACGAGTACATGGCCAAGAAGGCGGCCACCGACAAATGGAAAGAGAGTCCCTACACCTTGCCCGCGGCGCCCAAGGACAGCGACCTCCTCACCTACACAGTGCCCAACGGATCGCGCGACCTGAATTACGCAATCGACGCCAAATCAGTGTCGGTCGGCAAAGACGGCGTGGTGCGCTTTACCTCCGTCATCCGCAGCACGCAAGGCGCACGCAACGTGACATTCGAGGGCATCCATTGCAATACCTTCGAGTACCGGATATACGCCATCGGCCAGCCCGACGGCACCTGGTCGAACGCACGAGGCAGCCACTGGCAGGTCATCAACGGCTATGGCCCAACGGCCTACCAAAGCGCGCTCTATAACGACTATTTTTGCGACAACAAGATGGTGACCGGATCAGCTGCGGATATCGTGCAGAACATGCGCTACCCGGACAGAATCAAAAAGCCGGAGTAA
- the cgtA gene encoding Obg family GTPase CgtA, whose translation MKFIDEARIEVVAGNGGNGSASFRREKFVPFGGPDGGDGGRGGSVFAVADRNINTLVDYRYAKKHQARNGENGHGSDCYGKGGDDITLRMPVGTIVSDLETGEVIADLTEHGQVVQLAKGGAGGLGNLHFKSSTNRAPRQKTDGKPGEQRMLKLELKVLADVGLLGMPNAGKSTFITAVSNARPKIADYPFTTLHPNLGVVRVGAGKSFVIADIPGLIEGAAEGAGLGHRFLRHLQRTGVLLHLVDLAPFDDSVDPVAEARAIVNELRKYDQALYEKPRWLVLNKLDMVPEAERAARVADFVERFDWHGPVFEISALTRAGCDLLCYAIYDYLASQRHAEHDAIEDAARDPRFRDNGQGEADPAE comes from the coding sequence ATGAAGTTCATTGACGAAGCGCGTATCGAGGTTGTCGCCGGCAACGGTGGCAATGGGTCGGCGTCGTTCCGCCGCGAGAAATTCGTGCCTTTTGGTGGTCCGGACGGCGGCGATGGGGGGCGCGGCGGCAGTGTATTCGCTGTGGCCGACCGCAATATCAACACGCTTGTCGATTACCGTTATGCCAAGAAGCATCAGGCGCGCAACGGCGAGAATGGGCATGGCTCCGATTGCTACGGCAAAGGGGGCGACGACATCACGCTGCGGATGCCGGTCGGCACGATTGTCTCCGATCTGGAGACGGGTGAAGTGATCGCCGATCTGACCGAGCACGGTCAGGTGGTACAACTGGCCAAGGGTGGTGCGGGCGGCCTCGGCAATCTCCACTTCAAGTCGAGTACGAACCGCGCGCCTCGGCAGAAAACCGACGGCAAGCCCGGCGAGCAGCGCATGCTCAAACTCGAGTTGAAGGTGCTGGCCGACGTCGGACTGCTGGGGATGCCCAATGCCGGTAAATCGACCTTTATCACTGCAGTGTCCAACGCGCGGCCCAAAATCGCCGACTATCCGTTCACGACGTTGCATCCCAATCTGGGCGTGGTGCGGGTGGGCGCGGGCAAGAGCTTCGTCATCGCCGACATCCCGGGGTTGATCGAAGGCGCGGCCGAAGGTGCTGGATTGGGACATCGCTTCCTTCGGCATTTGCAGCGCACCGGTGTGCTGCTGCATCTGGTCGATCTTGCGCCATTCGACGACAGCGTGGATCCGGTGGCCGAGGCCCGGGCGATTGTCAACGAGCTGCGCAAATATGATCAGGCGCTCTATGAAAAGCCGCGCTGGCTGGTTTTGAACAAGCTCGACATGGTGCCGGAGGCCGAGCGCGCCGCGCGCGTGGCGGATTTCGTCGAGCGTTTCGACTGGCATGGACCGGTGTTCGAGATCTCCGCGCTGACTCGGGCCGGTTGCGACCTGCTCTGTTATGCGATTTACGATTATCTGGCGTCCCAGCGCCATGCCGAGCATGACGCCATCGAGGATGCCGCGCGCGACCCCCGCTTTCGCGATAATGGGCAGGGCGAAGCCGATCCCGCTGAATAA
- a CDS encoding hypoxanthine-guanine phosphoribosyltransferase, translating into MNRDEAQDIFRNSEEIVTAGEVLTSVERMANAIKSAIGEEFPLVLSVMGGAVVFTGMLLPRLDFPLEFDYIHLSRYNNTTTGGAMQWRVAPRESVRGRAVLVLDDILDEGATMAAIRERILDMGATAFYCAVLCEKVLNKPKPIHPDFCGFTVPDRYVFGCGMDAKGYWRNLPTIRALS; encoded by the coding sequence ATGAACCGAGACGAAGCTCAGGACATTTTTCGCAACTCTGAAGAAATCGTTACCGCCGGGGAGGTCTTGACCTCGGTCGAGCGCATGGCAAACGCCATCAAAAGCGCCATTGGAGAAGAGTTTCCGCTGGTCTTGTCGGTCATGGGCGGCGCCGTGGTATTCACCGGCATGCTCTTGCCGAGACTCGATTTCCCGCTCGAGTTCGACTACATCCACTTAAGCCGCTACAACAACACCACCACGGGCGGAGCGATGCAATGGCGCGTGGCGCCGCGCGAATCGGTACGCGGTCGCGCCGTGCTGGTGCTGGACGATATCCTCGACGAAGGCGCCACGATGGCCGCCATCCGCGAGCGCATCCTGGACATGGGCGCCACGGCGTTCTATTGTGCGGTGCTTTGCGAGAAAGTGCTGAACAAGCCGAAGCCGATTCACCCCGATTTCTGCGGGTTCACCGTGCCGGACCGCTACGTATTCGGATGCGGGATGGATGCGAAAGGCTATTGGCGAAACCTGCCGACGATTCGCGCCCTGAGCTGA
- the rplU gene encoding 50S ribosomal protein L21 yields the protein MYAVIKTGGKQYKVAAGEKLKVEQILADIGAEITLDQVLAVGEGESIQFGAPLVSGASVKATVVAQGRHPKVKIFKMRRRKHYQKHQGHRQNYTELRIDSIVA from the coding sequence ATGTACGCAGTCATAAAAACTGGCGGCAAGCAGTATAAGGTTGCCGCCGGCGAAAAACTGAAAGTAGAACAGATACTGGCAGACATTGGCGCTGAAATCACGCTCGACCAAGTGCTCGCAGTGGGCGAAGGTGAATCGATTCAGTTCGGCGCACCCTTGGTGAGTGGGGCTTCCGTCAAGGCAACCGTGGTTGCCCAAGGCCGCCATCCGAAGGTGAAGATTTTCAAGATGCGCCGTCGCAAGCACTACCAGAAGCATCAGGGTCATCGCCAGAACTACACCGAGCTGCGCATCGACAGCATCGTGGCTTAA
- a CDS encoding proline--tRNA ligase — MKASRFFIATLKEAPADAEIVSHKLMIRSGMIRRAAGGIYSYMPLGLRSIRKVEAIVREEMNRAGAIELLMPAVQPGELWQESGRWEQYGPELLRLKDRNDRDFVVGPTHEEVVTDIARREIKSYRQLPVNFYQIQTKFRDEIRPRFGVMRGREFIMKDAYSFDKDAAGLQVSYQKMYDAYVRIFTRLGLHFRAVAADNGSIGGSGSHEFHVIAETGEDDIAYCADSSYAANVEQAEALPLLAGRAAPAEALHKTPTPGKAKCEAVAELLGIPLQRTVKSIVLAVDRDDGTDVWLLLVRGDHALNEVKASKVPGLAGFRFATEAEIVEWFGTPPGYLGPIQTKKPVRLVVDRTVANMSDFVCGANEVDFHYTGVNWGRDLPEPEVADLRNVVPGDPSPDGRGVLSMCRGIEVGHVFQLGTKYSDAMNATFLGENGKPQPIVMGCYGIGVTRILGAAIEQNFDERGIIWPESIAPFEVVLCPMGYDRSETVRAQTDRLYEALLAEDIDVILDDRGERPGVMFADWELIGVPHRLVIGERGLKEGKIEYQGRRDTQAELLTIEQVVSVVTGKIRAAKAV; from the coding sequence ATGAAAGCCTCTCGATTCTTTATCGCCACGCTCAAAGAAGCTCCCGCCGATGCGGAAATCGTCAGCCACAAGCTGATGATCCGATCTGGCATGATCCGGCGCGCGGCCGGCGGCATTTACAGCTACATGCCGTTGGGCCTGCGCTCGATCCGAAAGGTGGAGGCGATCGTGCGCGAGGAGATGAACCGGGCCGGTGCGATCGAACTTCTGATGCCGGCGGTGCAGCCCGGCGAACTCTGGCAGGAGTCGGGCCGCTGGGAGCAGTACGGACCCGAGCTGCTGCGCCTCAAGGACCGGAATGACCGGGATTTCGTCGTCGGGCCGACGCACGAGGAAGTCGTGACCGATATCGCGCGCCGCGAGATCAAGAGCTATCGCCAACTGCCGGTCAACTTCTATCAGATCCAAACGAAATTCCGCGACGAAATCCGGCCGCGTTTCGGTGTGATGCGAGGGCGTGAGTTCATTATGAAAGACGCCTATTCGTTCGATAAGGATGCGGCCGGCCTGCAGGTTTCCTACCAAAAAATGTACGACGCCTACGTGCGGATCTTCACCCGGCTCGGCCTGCATTTTCGCGCCGTGGCGGCCGACAACGGCTCGATCGGCGGATCGGGTTCGCACGAGTTCCATGTGATTGCGGAAACGGGCGAGGACGACATTGCCTATTGCGCCGACTCCAGCTATGCCGCCAACGTCGAGCAGGCCGAGGCGCTGCCGCTGCTGGCCGGCCGCGCTGCCCCGGCCGAGGCGTTGCACAAGACGCCCACGCCGGGCAAGGCCAAGTGCGAGGCGGTGGCCGAGCTGTTGGGCATTCCACTGCAACGCACCGTCAAGTCGATCGTGCTTGCGGTTGATCGCGACGACGGCACGGACGTCTGGCTGCTGCTGGTGCGCGGCGATCATGCACTCAATGAAGTCAAGGCCAGCAAGGTGCCGGGTCTGGCTGGATTCCGCTTTGCCACCGAAGCCGAGATCGTCGAGTGGTTCGGCACGCCCCCCGGCTATCTGGGGCCGATCCAGACCAAGAAACCGGTCAGGCTCGTGGTCGATCGCACGGTAGCGAATATGAGCGATTTCGTTTGCGGGGCCAACGAGGTGGATTTCCACTATACCGGCGTGAATTGGGGACGCGACCTGCCGGAGCCCGAGGTGGCCGATTTGCGCAACGTGGTGCCGGGTGACCCGTCGCCCGACGGCCGGGGCGTGTTGAGCATGTGCCGCGGCATCGAGGTCGGCCATGTATTTCAGCTGGGCACCAAATACTCCGACGCGATGAACGCGACTTTCCTCGGCGAAAACGGCAAGCCGCAGCCGATCGTGATGGGCTGCTACGGCATCGGCGTCACGCGTATTCTCGGCGCGGCGATCGAGCAGAATTTCGACGAGCGGGGCATTATCTGGCCGGAGTCGATCGCACCGTTCGAAGTGGTGTTGTGCCCGATGGGATATGACCGTAGCGAGACTGTGCGCGCGCAGACCGATCGTCTTTACGAGGCGCTGCTGGCCGAAGATATCGACGTCATCCTCGATGACCGCGGCGAGCGCCCGGGCGTCATGTTCGCGGACTGGGAGCTGATCGGGGTGCCGCACCGGCTGGTGATCGGCGAGCGCGGCCTGAAAGAAGGCAAGATCGAATACCAGGGCCGGCGCGATACGCAGGCGGAATTGTTGACGATCGAGCAGGTGGTGTCGGTGGTGACCGGCAAAATCCGCGCGGCCAAGGCTGTCTGA
- the proB gene encoding glutamate 5-kinase: MRSVIADAKRLVVKVGSSLVTNDGRGLDDVAIARWAEQIAALRKGGDGRPGKEVVLVSSGAIAEGMQRLGWSRRPRELPELQAAAAVGQMGLAQVYETRFAEHGIRTAQILLTHGDLADRERYLNARSTLLTLLDLGVVPIINENDTVVTDEIKFGDNDTLGALVANLIEGDALIILTDQAGLYTADPRKNPAAELVKEAVAGDEALEAMAGGAGTSIGRGGMLTKILAAKRSAKSGAHTVIASGREPNVLARLAAGEAVGTQLLARTARLTARKQWLADHLQVRGRVVIDAGASKKLTEEGKSLLPIGVVSVEGNFARGEVIACVDEAGHEIARGLSNYSSSEARLIRRRASSEIESILGFVHAAELIHRDNLVLL, from the coding sequence ATGCGTTCTGTCATCGCTGATGCCAAACGGCTCGTGGTGAAAGTTGGCTCGAGCCTGGTGACCAACGACGGGCGAGGGCTCGACGACGTTGCCATCGCGCGCTGGGCCGAACAGATCGCGGCGCTGCGCAAGGGCGGCGACGGCAGACCGGGCAAGGAAGTGGTTCTGGTGAGCTCCGGTGCGATCGCCGAGGGGATGCAGCGCCTCGGCTGGAGCCGCCGGCCGCGCGAATTGCCTGAGCTGCAAGCCGCCGCCGCGGTGGGGCAAATGGGATTGGCGCAGGTTTATGAAACGCGGTTTGCCGAACACGGCATCCGGACCGCGCAGATTCTGCTGACTCACGGCGATTTGGCCGACCGGGAACGTTACCTGAATGCGCGCTCGACGTTGCTGACGCTGCTGGATCTGGGCGTTGTGCCGATCATCAACGAAAACGATACCGTGGTCACCGACGAAATCAAGTTCGGTGACAACGATACGCTTGGCGCACTGGTGGCGAATCTCATCGAGGGCGACGCCCTGATCATCCTGACTGATCAGGCCGGTCTATACACCGCGGATCCCCGGAAGAATCCTGCCGCTGAGTTGGTCAAGGAGGCCGTGGCCGGCGACGAGGCACTTGAAGCAATGGCTGGAGGTGCCGGCACGAGCATCGGGCGCGGCGGCATGTTGACCAAAATCCTTGCCGCCAAACGCAGCGCAAAGAGCGGTGCCCACACGGTGATCGCCTCCGGCCGTGAACCCAATGTCTTGGCGCGACTAGCCGCAGGTGAGGCGGTGGGTACCCAGTTACTGGCCAGGACGGCCCGGTTGACGGCTCGCAAGCAATGGTTGGCTGATCACCTGCAAGTGCGGGGCCGCGTCGTGATCGATGCCGGCGCAAGCAAGAAATTGACCGAGGAAGGAAAGAGCCTGCTGCCGATCGGGGTGGTCAGCGTCGAGGGCAATTTCGCGCGCGGCGAAGTAATTGCCTGCGTCGACGAGGCGGGCCACGAAATTGCGCGGGGCTTGAGCAATTACAGCAGCTCGGAAGCGCGTCTGATTCGCCGGCGCGCGAGCAGCGAGATCGAGTCGATCCTGGGATTCGTTCACGCAGCCGAACTGATCCATCGGGACAACCTGGTACTGCTGTAG
- a CDS encoding PP0621 family protein, translated as MRTILIVLLILILGSWYLRRNESRPETNRPQQRTPLPPAEKMVRCAECGIYLPASEARSIAQTGTTGTPLYFCCDAHHNAFQKRHV; from the coding sequence ATGCGCACGATATTGATCGTATTGCTGATACTGATTCTGGGCTCTTGGTATTTGCGCCGCAACGAAAGTCGCCCGGAGACAAATCGCCCGCAGCAGCGCACCCCGTTGCCGCCAGCGGAAAAAATGGTGCGGTGCGCCGAATGCGGCATCTATTTGCCGGCCAGCGAGGCACGGTCGATTGCGCAAACGGGAACCACCGGCACACCGCTCTATTTCTGTTGCGACGCGCACCACAACGCGTTCCAGAAGCGCCACGTTTGA